The following coding sequences lie in one Rutidosis leptorrhynchoides isolate AG116_Rl617_1_P2 chromosome 6, CSIRO_AGI_Rlap_v1, whole genome shotgun sequence genomic window:
- the LOC139852701 gene encoding uncharacterized protein isoform X1, producing MGRLGGGGSGGATVAKKKKKGRPSLVDLQKRAIEQQKLQQKRSGRRNPNSNSADGEEEYYDDDDDERKQKKVKLVVRLPQSDQNQQQLNLSSDLVRSSSVNSLSCGSDSNADVDILKVISGSDHQGEKTMKVMDSQHGSPFESGPTTPLPDKKLVLFILDRLQKKDTHGVFSEPVDPNELPDYHEIIKQPMDFGTLRSKLDAGLYPNLEELEADVNLICSNAMQYNSSDTIYFRQARSIQELAKRDFENLRQEGEDGELQPKVVRRGRPPGKQQKKTPGRPPVDRVRPESTSGATLATPEDNNTTESTPYNLRKAPPVLYRFQADGLLASHRSRNGEHYSELLADWNEEFPERIRKADMKWGNKNLIIDETRRETYKQYHPSTYANASSLLSNFGGEKKQLLPVGLHAEYGYARSLARFAANLGPTIWKVASKKIEKALPPGTKFAPGVVGENDTSPPPSLFFPSGNLRLSNQPQTPSLSVQNPDTNQTKVETLDPDIRTSPSSQHVRNGFNSIYMDTTAV from the exons ATGGGTAGATTAGGCGGAGGAGGAAGCGGCGGAGCAACGGTggcaaagaaaaagaaaaaaggcAGGCCATCTTTAGTAGATCTTCAAAAACGTGCAATTGAGCAGCAAAAATTACAACAAAAGAGATCCGGTCGCCGGAACCCTAATTCAAATTCCGCGGATGGTGAAGAAGAGTAttacgatgacgatgatgatgagcgCAAACAAAAAAAAGTCAAACTAGTTGTGCGTTTGCCTCAATCTGATCAAAATCAACAGCAATTGAATTTATCTTCTGATTTAGTTAGATCTTCGTCTGTTAATTCGCTTTCGTGTGGCTCTGATTCCAATGCTGATGTTGATATTCTAAAAGTTATATCCGGATCTGATCATCAG GGTGAAAAGACAATGAAAGTGATGGACTCTCAACATG GGTCGCCATTTGAGTCCGGACCCACAACGCCTTTGCCAGACAAAAAGTTGGTGTTGTTCATTCTTGACAGGCTTCAAAA GAAGGATACTCACGGGGTTTTTTCTGAACCTGTTGATCCTAACGAG CTCCCTGATTACCATGAAATTATTAAGCAGCCTATGGATTTTGGTACTCTTAGGAGCAAACTTGACGCGGGACTATATCCAAATTTGGAAGAATTGGAG GCTGATGTTAATTTAATCTGCTCCAATGCAATGCAATATAATTCGTCTGATACCATCTACTTCCGCCAG GCGAGATCTATACAAGAATTGGCAAAAAGGGACTTTGAAAATCTAAGACAAGAGGGTGAAGATGGTGAATTACAACCGAAAGTGGTGAGAAGGGGCAGGCCACCTGGAAAACAACAAAAGAAGACACCTGGCCGGCCCCCAGTTGACCGTGTGCGTCCTGAGTCAACCTCAGGGGCCACACTTGCAACTCCTGAAGACAACAACACAACAGAATCCACCCCTTATAACTTACGGAAAGCACCACCGGTATTGTATAGATTTCAGGCTGATGGTTTACTTGCCTCACATCGTTCACGCAATGGTGAACATTACTCTGAATTATTGGCGGATTGGAACGAAGAGTTTCCAG AGCGCATTAGGAAAGCTGACATGAAATGGGGAAATAAAAATCTTATCATAGATGAAACTAGGCGTGAAACCTACAAACAATATCATCCTTCGACTTATGCTAACGCCTCTTCTCTCTTGTCCAACTTTGGTGGGGAGAAAAAGCAATTGCTACCG GTAGGTTTACATGCTGAATATGGTTATGCTAGAAGTCTAGCCCGTTTTGCTGCAAATCTTGGACCAACTATCTGGAAAGTTGCTTCGAAGAAAATCGAAAAAGCTTTACCTCCCGGAACGAAGTTTGCTCCCGGTGTCGTTGGCGAAAACGATACTTCTCCTCCACCGTCATTATTTTTCCCATCTGGAAATTTAAGACTTTCAAATCAACCTCAAACCCCTTCCCTTTCTGTTCAAAATCCCGACACAAACCAAACGAAAGTTGAGACGTTGGATCCTGACATAAGAACCAGTCCGTCATCACAACATGTTAGAAACGGTTTTAATAGCATTTACATGGATACAACAGCAGTTTAG
- the LOC139852701 gene encoding uncharacterized protein isoform X2, with protein sequence MGRLGGGGSGGATVAKKKKKGRPSLVDLQKRAIEQQKLQQKRSGRRNPNSNSADGEEEYYDDDDDERKQKKVKLVVRLPQSDQNQQQLNLSSDLVRSSSVNSLSCGSDSNADVDILKVISGSDHQGEKTMKVMDSQHGSPFESGPTTPLPDKKLVLFILDRLQKKDTHGVFSEPVDPNELPDYHEIIKQPMDFGTLRSKLDAGLYPNLEELEADVNLICSNAMQYNSSDTIYFRQARSIQELAKRDFENLRQEGEDGELQPKVVRRGRPPGKQQKKTPGRPPVDRVRPESTSGATLATPEDNNTTESTPYNLRKAPPVLYRFQADGLLASHRSRNGEHYSELLADWNEEFPERIRKADMKWGNKNLIIDETRRETYKQYHPSTYANASSLLSNFGGEKKQLLPVYMLNMVMLEV encoded by the exons ATGGGTAGATTAGGCGGAGGAGGAAGCGGCGGAGCAACGGTggcaaagaaaaagaaaaaaggcAGGCCATCTTTAGTAGATCTTCAAAAACGTGCAATTGAGCAGCAAAAATTACAACAAAAGAGATCCGGTCGCCGGAACCCTAATTCAAATTCCGCGGATGGTGAAGAAGAGTAttacgatgacgatgatgatgagcgCAAACAAAAAAAAGTCAAACTAGTTGTGCGTTTGCCTCAATCTGATCAAAATCAACAGCAATTGAATTTATCTTCTGATTTAGTTAGATCTTCGTCTGTTAATTCGCTTTCGTGTGGCTCTGATTCCAATGCTGATGTTGATATTCTAAAAGTTATATCCGGATCTGATCATCAG GGTGAAAAGACAATGAAAGTGATGGACTCTCAACATG GGTCGCCATTTGAGTCCGGACCCACAACGCCTTTGCCAGACAAAAAGTTGGTGTTGTTCATTCTTGACAGGCTTCAAAA GAAGGATACTCACGGGGTTTTTTCTGAACCTGTTGATCCTAACGAG CTCCCTGATTACCATGAAATTATTAAGCAGCCTATGGATTTTGGTACTCTTAGGAGCAAACTTGACGCGGGACTATATCCAAATTTGGAAGAATTGGAG GCTGATGTTAATTTAATCTGCTCCAATGCAATGCAATATAATTCGTCTGATACCATCTACTTCCGCCAG GCGAGATCTATACAAGAATTGGCAAAAAGGGACTTTGAAAATCTAAGACAAGAGGGTGAAGATGGTGAATTACAACCGAAAGTGGTGAGAAGGGGCAGGCCACCTGGAAAACAACAAAAGAAGACACCTGGCCGGCCCCCAGTTGACCGTGTGCGTCCTGAGTCAACCTCAGGGGCCACACTTGCAACTCCTGAAGACAACAACACAACAGAATCCACCCCTTATAACTTACGGAAAGCACCACCGGTATTGTATAGATTTCAGGCTGATGGTTTACTTGCCTCACATCGTTCACGCAATGGTGAACATTACTCTGAATTATTGGCGGATTGGAACGAAGAGTTTCCAG AGCGCATTAGGAAAGCTGACATGAAATGGGGAAATAAAAATCTTATCATAGATGAAACTAGGCGTGAAACCTACAAACAATATCATCCTTCGACTTATGCTAACGCCTCTTCTCTCTTGTCCAACTTTGGTGGGGAGAAAAAGCAATTGCTACCG GTTTACATGCTGAATATGGTTATGCTAGAAGTCTAG